aatcatagcttatattaaatatgaaaaaaatagtctacatgaattaataaagaaacaaaagtttcttaccagaatatcgtgaagaataatgtgatcactgttttgttccactgaactttttcatctaaaatgttcgctgtagcaaatgttttgatcccattatgtgtaatgtatttcatttattagggccttttaaaacttttgctttctggcattttaatacaaataatgagataaaaagaatggcgaatagtgtgagtcgggtatgtataaggggtgcgtgtggttaaagagcgcgaccgtgagataaactatatggggctggtctccaaatttttccagggctgcttttcagtcccagtccggccctggctctTGCCCTGCTCCAGGCTTTAATGGGCCCTGTCTGCACATTACTCCTCGTTGGTGGAGATGGCAGAGGAATGATCTAGAAGTTCTAGAAGAGGGGAACTCACTCTCCTACCGTGTCTAGCGTAGAATGCAGAGAAGGCTATTATTctgcttattaaatatttttaaaactaataaagaataaagaaaaatgcatcacaaacttcttttttttcaaagatTTCATAACTTTAGTCTTTATTCTAACGAATGGAAATCTATAAGATTTATGGCTGCCGCAGAGTTAATATCCATTTTACATGCTGGCAGCTGGGCAGGGGTCAGCGGGAATCTcttacatgacagggaagtatATAAAGATAAGAAATGGAGAAGTTACCGTTATAGCTGAGCGGACGGGCGTCTGTTACCCCGGGTTATACTCCCAATCCTTCTAACTGGAAGAGAATCAGTAACCTAAATAATGATGGATTTCGGAATGCCGACTCTTTTGTAATAATTGGTATAATTCATTCTCCCGACATATTAATTCTGCTTTAATATCCAAACTCATGTTTGTGCTTTCTCCTTAATATCGACAAGTACCATGGTTACGGACTGGCATGTTCTAGATCTCCCTATTGGGCGGTTTGACTCCCCGTTCTTCCAATGCTTCATGGTCCTGTTTTGGAAATCTCATCTCCCTTGTTGGCGGCTCATATACAGTCAAGAAATCTCCCcttatgaattatacattatacagggccagctcagtccttcttgcaggagaagctcactggggttggaccttcatgtTGTATAGTGAAATCCAGTCAAATGCCCGGCGGGATGCTGgctgacattactgtatacccACCAGCGGCAGATCCGATGCTGGAGAGTGCGGCCGTCAGCTGGATATGACCAGAAAAAAGCCTAACAATCGCCGGCCCACAATAGCCATGGTAACTGAATTCCATGGTAACTGAAGTCTACAGACTGTCTTGCAGCACATAAAATtcataggcatacctgggaacttctgggctccggctacccgcagccttcccttgcaggacacagccaggactgcacactgatgtcagtgggcggtcccgctgatgtcagtgggctgtcctgctgatgtcggtgggcggtcccattgACGTTAATAGGCATTCCCACtgacggcagtgggaaacacccctatttaaagggaaatgggcggggaacggggagtgtcaagaccccgcttccgcgacccagaggattcgggtcttgaaccggaggcgccgcgctcacccggcaatctccggctcaaacccggagagttccccaGTATGCTCATAGGGGGTCGTTTTTATTACAGTCTCATATGATGGATCAGACAAAAACAGAGGGCAGTCAGAGCGTGGGCCTTTCTACACCAACAAGCTCCCCAGGAATAATTCATCCTTCCATGTTCTTCTTTCCGTAAAACATTTTGAAAGTCACCTAGTGAGCCAGATGGGTTTCTTGGGCCTTCATGCTTGGTACATTGATGGGTCCTGGTCTAGGGTCTCATTGGTGTTATAGTCACTTAACTTAAGATGATTTTATTCTTCTAGACTGTAAGTtcctgtgagcagggccctcctcaccttttctTTCTATCCAAATTGTAATGCACTACTTATATTAAGTGCTGTTTACCCATTGTctatataaccaaaaaaataaccaaaaatgtatttaatgagaACATCTATGCACTCATGGGATAAACATTGACCTATTATTCTAGACACCTTGTGCCGGTATATTGAATTGGGGACACCATGAGATGTATATGTAGAAATGctgaaaaagtatatttttacaattattttttattattttttaacttaatatatgGCATTGCACGTGGACACacattgttttttcttccttaaTAAAAGTCTCGCTATGTTTACCACCTCCTGGCCTGAAGAGCCATCTGTCACCCAAGTCAATAACGTCATCACACAGAGAAGGAACTATCGCTCGCCGAACGTTGGATTTCCTGGGATAATATTACGGCATCCATACCATTGCTTATCACCGCAGAACCTTCCTACAATGAATCAATTTGATTTACAGCCTCTATAGACGCACAATGAGCGACGGAACTTCCACCCGTACCGTCTCCACCATCGACGACATCTCGACAGAGCTTCCCATTGAGATGCTTTGATGTTGCGCAATGCGACCGGTCACAtggtatcttttatttacagaagatacacggaatttatttatttttttgtaatggaaaagtaattatttttggccTCGGAACAGATTCTGCTCACATCGTTTAGCTAACGTGTGAAAACCAGGgttattattttaatctgaaTGTTATCAAACGGTTTTATGAGTCCAGCTGGCGGGCTTTAATGTCGCAATTCGGTTACAGCGTGGAACGGAACAAAACAACAGAAACATTATTATGCACTGATTATTAATTCATACGTATAATGTAATGATTAACTACTTCCATTCATAAGGAAGGAGACCACAAATaggagaaaaagatttttttttttacagagtttACCTAAATAAGAATATTTGTGTAATTTCTGTTCCGTTTTCAGATGGTTTAAATTAAATCCATAGCTTGGGGTGTTTCTGACACCCTAAACTATTTCTGTAAcgtggaaaaaaatgcaatggaGATGCCCAGGGGACCTCCTGGCCAAGTGGTTTTaaatgttgttgttattattatttttaaaaatattaatgataaaaatcatcaggaaagactaagggatgtCAGTATGTCCGGCTTGGAGGCAACAAGAGACAGAGGGGGGatgggatagaaacatttaaattcttaaagggatttaaaaaaagaacaggaagaaaaaagagatcataatctaaaattaaaaggtcagaggctgagatggaatggaagggagttttactttactgagtgggtggtagataagtggaacagcctcccagcagacgttttagagggtaatacagtgagggtattaaacgtgcatgggataggcatacggctcctgaatctaagatgaggtcaaaaactgattaaggtttgagtctttacagcaggaatgcTAGACAGACTAGATCGGGCCAATGGTTTTTTATCAGATGTTAAATTCTACGTTTCTAATTCTATTACTTGCTATACCATGATGTCatcttgtgatgtcacagtgtcATGTAGTTACAGCCCATCATCTACACCAAGAGTAGCTGACAGGGACCCTTCTTGCAAAATCAAGTTCTACAATGTTTTCGCAAGCTATGTCATAAGCGTGCCTGTAgtagaaatattattaaacactcatctacagacaccagaaatctcatggtgctgccacaaccacaagggattctgggtaggcacatgcaaataagatcAACAATTATCatctttgcctctatatccactttatacatggatccgttgaaagtaattgcccgctgtacaagacagcctttgaCAATACTTGGGAAGAGACCAATCCCACCAGAACACCAGGAACAAGCAGTTCTCCCTTGAGCTTCTGTGGGGTGTCACTCAGATCCTACCAGGAAGCCAGGGCCCAGCATTCTCCCCTTGATCTGTAAAGACTTCAGATGTAAAAATCctgatgtttcattttgtcaaataacaacaaagcctgtctgttttttttttgcccgaggtgcgtgctcctttggtgccgcattctgtgcacaaggcagcagaagccagactacgataccgagttccctcacggagaactcggacaaattccaacccccccccatgggagggtcggatcttgagtctcaccccgaagagtgagactccttgctggccttcttgaagagaggaaagggccagaaggctccaatcctcctccagcaaagtccaggcttcactgcttcctaaaaagaaaacagtgtccaaaacgTGGTGACAAATACGTGTGCCGTAGAATAGTGGGGGCCAAGCCGTGAATTTCAAAACCGTGAATCAAAAGGGAGTAAATTAATAGGCACTCGTgcaaaaacaaagtgatatataaattaaagaaatatattttaaggacaAGCCATTTCTGGCCTGCCGGATTCAAAAATAATTCTCATCCCCAAGACCTGATGGTACATGGGGGCGAGTAGCGATGGAAGGCCGCCAGCGGAAACATGCGCTCACCGTGTGCAGAGGCGTGCAATACCACACGcagtgactccagcatttctgccagggcaatttCACCTCAggttccattgctttcccaAACCCTAAGGCCAGAGAATCAGTGTCATTTCTCCTCACCACAAGAgagactacacttgatcttagccaaaggACCGAGAAGCAATGTCTGTAATATTCTTAAcaggactcatcagcatgagatTGTGATGCTGACTTTACACTGGAGGcgtggggtagccaagaaataccattacataagttatggtgggtaaaggtgatggaaaacccttccacttaaaattaaggggaagtagaagtattattaaacactcatctacagacaccagacaagccagaacgcttgtttttccctcagaaatctcatggtgctgccacaaccacaagggattctgggtaggtacatgcaaataagagatccatgtataaagtggatatagaggatatagaggcaaaaaaccttatttgcatgtgcctacccagaatcccttgtggttgttttcccatcacctttaccccccataacttatgtaatggtattaaAAGTGTGCTTGCAAAGCATTGTGGGATTTGTAGTTCCACAGCAGCTACAGAGACACTTTAGACTACCAGTCAGCAAGGATTCACTTTAATAATATTGAATTGGTTTAGACTTAAAAATTTGCACAGAGCGGTGCTGGATAATAGTCCCACCCCCTGGGCAGGGTTAGCATTTTGCCCCTCCCCTggaaaaatgcacatttaagtaatcctaaaaaaaaataaagtacctGACCATAAATTGTAGCCGTGTTGTATATAAAAAGTGTAACAGGAgcgcaataaaaaaatatgcaaataaataaatcttcaaacataatgaaaaaaaatgctaatgatCAATActgctttattgtttttttattgtgtttgaagatttttttatttacttttttcattgtcgttcattataaaaaaaatagatagggCAGCATCTACATTTCAAAATTAGTTCATGGTGCCTTTTTTCTCTTATATTCagcatttcttgccactgattggcagtTTGAAGcctttaatgtatatatctataaagtTCCATTATATTACGCCTTGGATACTCACTATAGTTGTTAGCTGGATACATGTTGACCAGattctaaacaaaataaaggttgCATTTATTAAGTTTGGCCCGTTGCCTTGGCAATATTCAAGCAAAAGTTGacataaatgtaaattaaaatgagatttaataaatgtattagtgattatttttatatttatatatagatttctttaatttttcttGAGATATTGAAGTTTTGATAAGAATACAAATGTATCGAGAATCAAATCTAACCAAGTACATAATATTCGGAAGAGCGATTCGTTAATGTATTAAGGTATTGTTGCCCTAATTTTACTGAattaactgtaaaaaaacccactttttttgtttttcagtttacATTAAGATGGATTTTAGTGTTTTTGAAGATACTTTGCTGTATATAAAATCGCTAAGGAAGAACCCATGAACATAAATCAAGGTaagatatattatatgtgttgtaATTAATATAAAGGGGAATTATTAAGGATGAATGATAATTTTATTGGCTCAACTAATCGCACTGATCACACTAAAATGAACTAATCACTGTTTGCCACATTAACACAAACATCAAACAGCCATTTTATCAGCACATTTTTAGGATCTTAttcattattcctccccatgaagTTGCTCCTTTTCTTCGATGGAAAGTGATTTCTAGAAACCTCTGTGGGGTATATTGATGACTACAGAACAATCAAACAAATTTGATATGCAGGTATATGCCCCTGAACTCATCAGCACCCTGGTACTTTGAAACTatatattaaatcattatattggccaaaaaaattaaaaataaaaagtttaagcTTGTACTGCCATCATTGTACAGCACCGTGGCATCTGTTGGCTCCTTTCAATTTGAGAAAAAATACAGACGGAATCGGTTGTGTCCATGATGACGATTTCTGCAAGACACATTGaggattatatattattacatactattgataacattatataattataatactattttataattacatatcatattttattaatagaaaatattctagtcaaaaattttaaaagtggtcttattaccatagcaaccaatgaaatggtgCGGATTGCAGAAACATTGCATCCGCTTATTGTTCGATCTAACGAGATGTGGGCTATACCAAAAATCACCACCAGATGTCGCTCCAGCACCACTTTAAAGTCAATAGACTTACAATACTCTGGAGAAACTTTTTGGTAGCGCAGTGGTTTGCGTAATGTGACCTTCGGAAAAGTATTAGTTGTTCACACATCTACCCTGCACATTGTAGaggttttataataataataatactcatgGGCTTACAATGGACGGTGGCCAATACTATAGTGGCTATGAAAACACATTtgaaggacaataaaggataaTGTGCTGTATCACTTGTGCgtgagtaaaataaaaatggtgaaaaagtgaaaaataataataataatatacttccCAAATGAccgcagcagcccaaaaaagcaCTCTTCCTTAGGGTGCAGATATGaagatatatttgttttcttccctatatgtacctgcgccccaatcATCTGTATATCTTCACATTTGAAGGACAGCAGTCAATCAGAAGAATCTGATCATTATTTGTATGTGACTAAGAAACTCATGGTAACGTCAATTACAGTGTTAAATGtcatttaaagaaacataagCACACTTACCTCTATTATAGAAGATACAAGGATATCCAGCTAGGAGTAGATTAGGACACTTAATGAATGTCTCCAGTTGGGTTTTGCTTCCATTATTATGGTTGAAGAGCTCTTTATTGCAGTTTCTTTTTCTAAAGCAAAAGCAGGGCGAAAGTGCTGGCGTCTCCCAGTGAACGGCATCTTGCGATCCAGTACTGGGTTCCTACCCCAAGTTTGAAGAACCCTAACCTACTGGGTGATCAATGGGCTGGTTaggaagatcagagatctctcttGTAAATTGCTAATTTATACTATGGTCGGTATTTAACTCTTCACCTGCTCTGCTTGTCCTTTTGTAGCAGAAAGAGGAGGCGCCGCAAGAGAAAGAGACCCAACTTGGTAGGTCTTGGGGGTAGTTGGAGATGTTGTCTTGGGTCAGGCCTAGTGAAGTGACTAAAATAAAATCTCTTGTTCCtagtaattaattatttttttttgcttcttgatGAAGTATTGACGGCTTTAATGTCATTTCGTTTCCTATGTAATGTCTTCTGACTTATTTTTTTAGGAAGCATCAGATGAGCGAGTCATGCACCAGTCAATGGCCAACCAGTCTGATATCTCTGGATTTATTCTACTTGGCTTTCCTGGCCTACCAGCAAAGTTTAATACCCCGGTTTCCATAGCACTGTTCCTCGTCTACCTCGTAGCGCTCTTTGCCAACGGCACAGTGATAATCTTAATTATCTTCTCCCGCCGCTTGCACCAGCCGATGTATGTGATCATTGCAAGCCTCGCCGTCTCCGATCTACTGTTTGACACAATAACGCTACCCAAAATCATCGCCAAGTATTGGTTTGGAGACGCGACAATCTCCTTTTCTGGATGCATCTTCCAAGTGTTTTGCGTTCATTGCATGGGCAGCTTTGATTCCTACATCATCATGCTCATGGCTATAGATCGATACGTCGCCATAAGCAAACCCCTAAGATATAACTCAATAATAACGAACAGACGTATAGTTATTGTCTGTGCTTTCTTCTGGTTCCTTACAGGAATAATCTCATTGTCGATCGCCTTGTTGGATGCCGGTATCCCTTTTTGTGGACGGAACCAAATCAGGAATTGTTTTTGTACCAACATGGCGGTCACCTCCTTGGCTTGTATCAATGTCACTTTTGTCAAGCGGTTGGCTTTTGGTCTGGCTATGTTTGTTCTCCTTATACCCTTGGGCTTCATCATATTCTCTTACGGAGTTATCATCAAGGTCATCCGGTCAACAAGCCGTTCCGATAGTTGGCGGAAACCCTTCTATACCTGTATTACCCACCTCGTTGTCATCGGATTGTATTTTATTCCCAGGATATTTATATACGTGGCAAATCAGGTGAAATTAATTCTTAACGAAGACTTGAATGTTTTGATTTTGTGTCTCTACACGTTTGTTCCGCACATGGCCAACCCAATAATATACTGTCTCAGGACCAAGGAAATCAAAAAAACTCTGTTAAATTTCTTCCAAAAGAAGCTGGCACTCAGGATGGAGCAACATCCAGCTGTTTATCTGATTATGAACAAATATCGTTGcacctaaaaatatatatttttcattgtatctgtttaaaaaagtatttttgttatttaaaatgagttttcatgctgtcaaaaaataaaattaaattatttttaattatttaaaaaaaatacaattcctTGACTGAAAACGTTGCATTGTTTGAAACTGGGAATTTCGGCTCTCCAGGGGAATCTAATTACAGATTAGCCATTACAGGAAAGATAACTACCGTATTGGATCAATTATAGgcctattatgcagttagtcagcatatgttacatacaaacagaaaactaacagccattttaagcccccccttaattcataatgcaatTTATAGATATgtccctctgatatgccactctgccccccagataggCTTTacgccccccagatatgccactctgacccccacatatgctttatgccccccggATATACCACTCtgatccccagatatgccactctgcccagactccctggtgtctaccgAGGGCAGTCggtgcacgtagacaacctctgctgcttctCGCCACTTACGGCAGGGCTTCTATCCCGGAGCGCCGGAGTTACATGACCTTCAGGTGCAGGcagcgtgcatcgcacagacactcaccggctgccagagaggaggatcccccgcagtgctgctggccggtacttccgctggggcttctatggtggagtacCAGAAAGTCATGTAACACTGGCGCTCcggcatagaagccccagtggaagtgccagcagcggaggctgtctgcgcccatcacgcagatgtccactggctgcagcgctgcgggggacctgaatcctaaccctgctgcttgctaaataaaaaagaaaagaaaaaacacctgccgagcgcccggaactgcatgttcCTGGTGTCGGGCGTTACGAATtacgctaaaccccgattataggcaaatacggtatttttcttttatttctcatACGTTCGACTGAATATACGTTGTCCATTGGCATGTGTGGGTTAAAGTTGAATTGAATTTTGAATCCCTTGAGGGTACTTTAAAATCTGCAATGTTGCAGTTAAAGGGTTTATAAGGGGGAGCCACTAGGAAGACTAGGAAgtttacattaataatgttaaaaCACATAATGGGGAAAAGGCTTTCCAATTGTGGATAAGTAgactttgtgcgctggggcgctGTCATGCTAGAATAGAAAAAGATCTTCTCCAAGCTGGAAGCCGAGCATTGTCCACAGTGCCTTGGTCTGCTGAAGCATTAAAATTTCCCtgcactggaagtaaggggccaaAAACCCTGATATCAATAATCAAAATCGTCCCAATGTAGTGGTGctcaaagcaagctccataaagacatggttggatgagtttggtgtggaagaacttgacctcaATTCCATCAAGTacctttggggtgaactggaatggagattgccagccgggcgtctcatccaacatcggtacctgacctcacaaatacacCTGGATgtatgggcaaaaattcccacagaaactcttcaaaatcctgtggaaagccttcccagaagagtggaagctgttattaATGTCGATGTATTTAGactgcaatgtcataaaagtccctattGGTCAAGCCCTGCCCTCGGAGATTACACGTCCGTGATCTCAGTCACTGGGAGATAAGATTTATtgttacaaaagaaaaacaaagaaacatagaatttgccccCAAATCAGACCTATTCATCCAGAGAGCCAAAATAATGCAATTATCCCATAATGTGGGACCTTAAAATAATGTAGCTTCTCCATGCAGCATTCTCTTTGTGTGCTGATTCACagtaattatgtttatatatgaatatattaatatatatatttgatttatacgCATTTTCACCCCCTCAAAGTATCTGAGCAGATAGTTTGTGTTAGCAGATAGTCTGCTAGTTCTGCAATTAGAGGTGTTAGAAAGAGCGCGTGTGTGCGTCGCTAGAAAAGTTACAAATTACAGACCTCGTTAGGAAGATATTTCTCCCTTTGAGATTTACACCTAAGATACTTACAGAACAAAACTAACCAATTATTACCCAAAGTCTCTAGTGAGCAGAGTCAGCAGCTTCTCACATCTATAAATACAGTGGGAAATAGCAGGGCTTCCGACACTAAAGCCGCTCATGAATGATGCCAACTGGCTGCACATCAAAAGGTAagaagttatatatatttattaatattattctatcTTTTTTCTGATTCAATCTGGTTAATGCAGATTAGCTAACATAAAATGTACTGTGTGTTTAGTGAATTAAAATACCCGGGGGGAGAGGAAAGatgggatagaaacatttaaatacataaaggaacTTAAAGTGCAGGAGGGAACTTTACTTAAATGAGTTAAAAGAATCTAAAGCTAGAGGCTCAGGTGGAAGgtaagcctcccagcagaagtggtagagggtaatacagtgagggtattaaacatgcatgggatcggcatacagctcctgaatctaagacgagaccaacgactgattaaggtttgagtctttacaagaaaaaaacaggaagacTAGAAGGGcagaatgattcttatctgaaCTGGTTTTCGGAGGTAAACACATGgtaataaaaatggtaaattaggaaatgcttttaaatagtCGTTGTGAGTAAGATCTCGCCTTCATTAATTTACTCTTCCTGTTTTAAGTTGAAACATATTTAGAACTCAGAATTTGATACTTGCCCTTACCTCAACACTGTAATAAATATTgatctttaatttatatagtgctgAAAAAATGACACAGCGTTGTACAACAAGTTATACTAACACCGACAAGTCATTTCATTTAAATAGCCATTGGAATctaaaagattgtaagctctttgagcaaggccctcctcacctgttgtctc
This sequence is a window from Spea bombifrons isolate aSpeBom1 chromosome 2, aSpeBom1.2.pri, whole genome shotgun sequence. Protein-coding genes within it:
- the LOC128473883 gene encoding olfactory receptor 688-like, which produces MHQSMANQSDISGFILLGFPGLPAKFNTPVSIALFLVYLVALFANGTVIILIIFSRRLHQPMYVIIASLAVSDLLFDTITLPKIIAKYWFGDATISFSGCIFQVFCVHCMGSFDSYIIMLMAIDRYVAISKPLRYNSIITNRRIVIVCAFFWFLTGIISLSIALLDAGIPFCGRNQIRNCFCTNMAVTSLACINVTFVKRLAFGLAMFVLLIPLGFIIFSYGVIIKVIRSTSRSDSWRKPFYTCITHLVVIGLYFIPRIFIYVANQVKLILNEDLNVLILCLYTFVPHMANPIIYCLRTKEIKKTLLNFFQKKLALRMEQHPAVYLIMNKYRCT